In one bacterium genomic region, the following are encoded:
- a CDS encoding polyphosphate kinase 2 family protein, whose product MTKRYCVDSARKLKLRHFDPGDTGEFADDDEGRAECEAQTTDLLTRLDDFQGRLYASRRHSLLIILQGMDTAGKDGTIRKVMGGFNPIGCVVESFKVPTEWELAHDYLWRVHRVAPPKGYVGIFNRSHYEDVLVTRVHGMVSKKICKRRYQEIRNFEKHLAENGTVILKFFLHIGKEEQRERLQERIDTPDKRWKFNLGDLKERKLWDEYQEAYEDAIGATGTKAAPWYVVPADKKWYRNWVVSRVLCKTLDAMNLKYPQPPKEVNFRKIRVK is encoded by the coding sequence ATGACCAAGCGATACTGCGTCGATTCCGCCCGCAAGCTCAAGCTCCGCCATTTCGACCCCGGCGACACCGGGGAGTTTGCCGACGACGATGAGGGTCGGGCCGAATGCGAGGCCCAAACCACCGACCTTTTAACCCGACTCGACGATTTCCAAGGCCGGCTCTACGCTTCGCGGCGCCACTCTTTGTTGATCATTCTTCAGGGAATGGACACCGCCGGCAAGGACGGCACGATTCGCAAGGTGATGGGCGGTTTCAATCCCATCGGCTGCGTCGTCGAATCCTTCAAGGTTCCCACCGAATGGGAACTGGCCCACGACTATCTGTGGCGCGTTCACCGGGTGGCGCCGCCCAAGGGTTACGTCGGCATCTTCAATCGTTCGCACTACGAAGACGTATTGGTGACCCGGGTTCACGGGATGGTCTCGAAGAAAATATGCAAGCGGCGCTACCAGGAGATCCGGAATTTCGAAAAGCATCTGGCCGAGAACGGAACCGTGATCCTCAAATTCTTCCTCCACATTGGCAAGGAAGAGCAAAGAGAGCGCCTTCAGGAGCGGATCGACACGCCCGACAAGCGCTGGAAATTCAACCTTGGCGACTTGAAGGAGCGGAAGCTTTGGGACGAATACCAAGAGGCCTATGAGGACGCGATCGGCGCCACCGGCACTAAGGCGGCGCCGTGGTACGTCGTGCCGGCCGATAAAAAATGGTACCGGAATTGGGTGGTGAGCCGGGTTCTCTGCAAGACCCTCGATGCAATGAATTTGAAATATCCGCAGCCGCCGAAGGAAGTGAATTTCCGGAAAATTCGGGTGAAGTGA